A segment of the Asinibacterium sp. OR53 genome:
GTTAACAGCAACAGCATAGCTACTGTACTGCTTCCTGATTTTGACAACAAAGAAATCAAAGGAAAAATTGAATTTGTAAATCCTGAAATCAATCCCGATACAAGAATCAATCTCATCCGTGTGTCAATTCCTAATCAGGGTAATCAGCTAAAACCTGGTATGCCTGCCTATGTTTTATTGAAAAGCCCCCAGCGACAATCACTCACTTTGCCAATTGATGCAGTATTGAGAGATGGCAAGGGTGCAACTGTATGGATACAAACCAGCCAAAATACATTTAAAAGTGTAATGGTGCAGACAGGATTGGAAAGCGATGAACGGATTGAAATAAAATCTGGCGTAGCTATTGGCGATGTGATAGTAATAAGAGGAGCCTACCTGCTCCAAAGTGAATTTATATTTAAAAAGGGTGCCAACCCAATGGATGGAATGAAGATGTAAAACAATCTTTTATAGCAGGCAACCTTTTATTTTAATTATTTGTACCATTTTCAAAGCCGCTTTAAAACCAAAATATCAATAGTTGTCATATTGTAACGAGGAACTGAAACATTTGCTCGACGGATGCCGCAAAAACAGTCGTTCACATGAGAAGCTGTTTTTTGAATGGCTGAAAGAGTTTGCAGCAAATGTTTGCTACAGGTACGCTTCAAGCAAAATTGAAGTGCAGGACCTTGTATGCGATGGATTTGTAAAAGCATTTAAAAACCTTCACCTGTACAACGAAGATATTTATGGATACAGTGAAGCCGCTTTTAAAGGCTGGTTTAAAAAAGTGTTAATCAATAATTGTATCAATTACCTTAATAAATTTCATCCTAAAATTGAATTTAGCGATGCAAATGCGTTGCTGATGGCAGATATAAGCGACGATTCTGAATCCGTATTGGATGCAATGAGTTACAATGAAATATTGGAGACCGTTATGGAGTTGCCACCTGCATACAGGATGGTGTTCAACTTATTTGTGATTGATGGCTACACACATGAGGAAGTAGCCGGTATCCTTGGCATAACTGAGGGTACATCCAAATCAAACCTTTTTAAAGCCAAGCATTGGTTACAAAAAGTGTTACAAAAAAAAATGAAACCTAAAAGATATGTATAACGCAAATGATTTCTTTTTTGATAACAAGATTCGTCTTGCCATCGAAAGGCACACCGACCTGAGCTTTATTCCTGACTGGAGTAAGCTGGAAGAAAGACTTGATATTGAAATGCCGGTAAAGAAAAAGCGGAGAAGGTTTATTGTGTTCTGGTTTCTTTTTGCCTGTTTGGTTGCAGGGTCAGCGTATTGGGGATTTGATGGCAATTTTAATTCACAGAAAAATTATGCTAATCAAACTCCAACAGATACAAAACAAAATATTATTGCACCTGCTGAAAATGGAAAAAAAAGTAGTGCAAAGCCGCAACCTGAAAAAATTGTAACGAACTATACCGATAATGTAAGAAAAGATACCAAACCAGTCAAGAAAATTGCATCGCTATTGCCTGCCTTGCAAACAATCAGTGCAGACCCTCTGACCCTGCTAAAGAAGGCAAAAAATAGCACACCTCTTACACAGCCTGCGAAGGAGCAGGTAAGTGATGTTGCTGTGAACAATAAGGTTATCAGTAAAGAAATTAGTGATGAAGTGTTATCCGGGACTGATATTACTATTGAGAACAAATCAAGTTTTAGTAAAGAGACATCCAACATTCCGGTAAAAGATACTGTAACAAATACTGATTTATTGAAATTAGCCAATGTAACAAACATTCCAAAAGATACTGCAGGAAGTATCGCAAACAACTTAAAGCCCGTCCAGAAAAAATCTGTCACTTCCCGTTTTTCGTTCGCAGCAGTTGGCGGCGTTAACGTAAACAGTGTACAGTTAAGTAAACTGTCAAAACCGGGGTATGATTATGGCCTTTTATTGGGTTACAGAATCTCTCCTAAAATCGAAATCAGGTCAGGTGTAATACTGGCAAAAAAATATTTTACTACTTCTGGTAACAATATTTCCTTTGATTCCGCAAAACTTAACCTGCCATCGTACAACAGTATCAGTCTGGAAAATGCAACCGGTTACTGCAGGTTTATAGAAGTTCCGCTAATGTTATATTATCAATTCTCAGCAACAAAGAAAACTAACTTGTACACTGCCGGCGGGTTTTCAATCATTAAAATGCGGATGGATAATATTCACTACACATTCCTGGCTGACGGAAATACACTCGTACAACGAAGCCATTCCAATGCATATCATAACAGTGATGGTTTTTCCACTTCTGTCACAGCAAATTTTTCGTTGGGTGTTAAACAGAAGATAACTGACAGATGGAGTTTCGCTATTGAACCATACATAAAGCTGCCATTAAGCAGAATGAACGACAGCAACTTGAAGTTTACCACATTTGGAACTTTGGCCTCATTTATATACAGTCTGCCAGCAAGGAAAAGAAATTAATATCGTAAGGCAACTATTTTTAGCCTTTTATTGTATCAACAATCATAAAACAAATCCCAGAAAATGAAACAATTAAAATCCAATGCTGCCATATTATTGGTAACGGCAGTAATCTTTGCAATCCCATCCTGCAAAAAAGACAAGGGCATGTCAATGACAGAAAAGAATATTGACTACCCGGCCGCTTATGTGGTAAACGGAGAGAGCAGCACCATTTCAGTAATTAAACTCAGCACAAATACTGTAACCGACAGTATTGATTTAATGAACAGCAGTGGCAGTATGATTATGTGGCCACATCATATTTATCATCACCAGTCAGGTGGCGACCATCATTTGGCAATTGGAGTTCCAGGTATGGATTTAAGTGCAGGCCATACCGGTGGTATGCCCGGCATGAAAGGCATGGTGGTTGTGATGGACGCTGTAACCGGGGTACTAAAAAAGAATTTAGAAGTACCGGTGATGAATCACAACGCAGTATTTTCTCCAGATGGAACGGAGATATGGACATCGCAAATGGATATGGCCGGAAAAGTGTTAGTGTATAATGCATCTACTTATGTGCTGAAGAATACAATTACTGTAGGTGATGAACCTGCTGAAGTTACATTCAGTGCTGACGGAACGAAAGCTTATGTATGTAACGGAATGAGTAATACAGTATCTGTAATTAACCCTTCTACCAAAGCTGTAATAGCAACTATAAATGTTGAATCAAACCCTGTTGGCGCATGGCCTGCATCAGGCGGAAAAATGTTTGTTGACAATGAAGATTCCCGAAGCATTTCTGTAATTGATGTTGCTACAAATGCAAATCTTGGAACGATAATACTAAATTTTAAGCCGGGATATGCCGCATTTAATGCTACAGCAAATGAATTGTGGGTTAGTGACGCCACTAATGGCAAAGTTGCTTATTACGTTGATATGGGCGGCAATACATGGATGAAACACGGAGAGATTGTAACTGGTGCAGATGCTCATGCTATTGCCTTCAATGGGGCTTACGGATATGTAACCAATCAAGGTGCCAATACCGTATCTGTTATCAATGTTTCCACACATGCAAAAGTTAAGGACATTCCGGTTGGAAAAAAACCGAATGGAATTGTATTCAAATTATAATAAAAACGGAATATCATTTAAAAATATAATAATGAAAAAAATAATTTTCGGTATCGCTATGATAACAATTTGGCTTGGGTTTACTGCATGTAAAAAAAATGCTGATGGAATTATCCTTCAAGCCCATGATGATAACAGGATGATGGACAGCATGCATGTTATGATGGACAGGATGGAATCAATGACAATGACGATGGACCCGGAAGTAGATTTTAGTGAAATGATGATTATGCACCATGAAGGCGCACTGAATATGTCGAAGGCATTGGTATCGGCCGGGAAAAATGACAGCCTGAAAAGATTTGCACAAAAAGTTATTACAGACCAAACATCCGAAATTGCTGTGCTTAAAAGCATAAGAATGTCTTTATCTGTAAATAATATGGATATGGATTTTATGCAGGAGCAAATGGATAATATGGAAAAAACTACGAAACAATCTGATGTGCAGATTATTACCGGTGATATAGATAACGACTATGCCACCTTAATGATTTTACATCACCAGGCTGCCATTCAGGATGCTTCTGCATATCTGCATCATGGCGATAATGCCCAGTTAAAAACAATTGCAAACAATATTATTACAGCTCAGAATAAGGAAATTATTGAACTAAGCAACTGGCTTAAGGCAAACAAGCGATAATTGATTTTGGTTAAAGCAGTATTATATCAAAAAAAGAAAGAGGCATAATTGTGTGCCTCTTTTCTTTTCAAAACCCGCTACCACGGTATGAGGCTATTTGCCAAAACACTTACGAGGGTGAACTAATGGTGCAAATAATGTATTTTGCTGTTTTAAGCAGCATATGAACGGCAACTTAACCCAGCTTATACGACAATACAAAGAAGATAAACAATCTGTTTACAACACCTGGTTCATAAATAATGAAGAACGGCTAAAGGCTTTTCGTTCCATCCGCCGAGGTGTTATGCAGGTTGTTGATGATATTAAGAACAAGAAATTTCCGAATGATTTTAAAGGTTCTTCTTTAGAATTTGTGCTAACATGCATAACTGAACAAAAGCAGATATTTGAAGGAGCTTCCCATCCTTTCTACTGGAAGCCTAAACTAAGGATACCGGATATTTATGAGAACGAAAGTAACAAACAGGCTTTCGGCCAATTTTTGGAAAACTGTTTGAATGCAAAATCAGAAGAACAAATTATTAAAGAAATTATCAGGCTTGATAGTTTAAAAATAAAAGGGATTGGGCCTGCAGTCGCAAGCATTTTGTATTTTTTGCACCCTACTATTCTTCCACCGTTTAATACAGCTATCATTAACGGCTTTAACTTTTTATACAAAGACAAGAAGAAACTCGGAAGCTGGAGTGAATATCTTAAGCTCAGAGAAGTAATGATTGATACCAATAATCAGCATCGTTCAGAACTATCGTCTGATTTAGGTGCTATAGCTGGTTTGTTATTTGAAATCGGAACTCAAAAATTAATACTGGGAACAGATGAATATTTATCCGAGCCTGAACGAAAGAAATTGGAGAAACTAATTGAGAAACGACAAGAAAGTGTACAACAGGAAAAAGAAGAAGAGAACCTGCATACGGAGATGCAATATCATCTGCTAAAAATAGGCAGTGCATTGGGCTATGATGTAATTGCTGCTTCTAACGACCGTTCCAAATCACATTGTGGTAACAACTTTTCATTCATGAGCCTGCAACAATTCCCAGATATTCAATTAGAAAAAGACACCTTAAATACAGTAAAGCTGATAGATGTACTTTGGTTTCAGAAAGGAACTAATAATGTTATCGCAGCTTTTGAAGTGGAAAAAAGCACCAGTATCTATTCCGGTATTCTGCGGCTGACCGATTTAAGTTATACCATAGCTGATGGTGATGAAGTGTTCTATCTGATTGTGCCTGATAAAAGAGAGAAGGACGTATGCCTGCAACTTTCCCGTCCGGCAATTAAACAAAACAATGTGGTAATTAAATACATCCTGTTTTCAGAGTTACGCAGCCATTGTGATGCATTGTGTAAGTTTGGAGAGAGCCATCATATTATGGAAAAAATTGCGAAAGCAGTATAAAAAAAGCGGCAGTTAATATCTGCCGCTTTTCTTTTAGAGTTTTGCCCCGATTGATATAAAGAACGTTCTGCCATCTGCCGGCAAAGCACCCGGCCCCGGATAACCACCTGCACGGCGGGTGAAATATCTTTCATCAAATAAATTATTTATCCCTGCTTTAAAATTTAACCCCTTTGAAAATTTGTAGGTAGCTGTTAAGTCAGTTACAGTATAAGACGGAATTAAACCTGTATTTCCGTTAGCAGAAGCAGCCACAGTATTATTTGCATCGCTGAAGGTTTCTCCCACACTGCTTACCTGGGCTGTTAATAAAAATCCTTTGTAACCGCCGGTTATACCACTCCGGAAAATATTAGTTGGTGCATTCTCTACTTTCTTTCCCTTAGTACTTGCATCTTTATGGTCGCCACTGTATTTGGCATCAGTATATCCATAAGAACCAAAAATAATTAAATCTGCATGTTTGCTTTTTCCAAATGCCCTGATGGGGTTAAATTCTACATACCCCTCAAATCCTTTGCTGGTGCTGCTGCCAACATTTGTAATAAGGCGATACGATGGTGTTCCGCTAACAGTAATTGTACCTACACGGTTATCATATTGCAAATAAAATCCGCTAACATCAAACTGGAGAAAATTTT
Coding sequences within it:
- a CDS encoding RNA polymerase sigma factor, whose amino-acid sequence is MSYCNEELKHLLDGCRKNSRSHEKLFFEWLKEFAANVCYRYASSKIEVQDLVCDGFVKAFKNLHLYNEDIYGYSEAAFKGWFKKVLINNCINYLNKFHPKIEFSDANALLMADISDDSESVLDAMSYNEILETVMELPPAYRMVFNLFVIDGYTHEEVAGILGITEGTSKSNLFKAKHWLQKVLQKKMKPKRYV
- a CDS encoding outer membrane beta-barrel protein, whose amino-acid sequence is MYNANDFFFDNKIRLAIERHTDLSFIPDWSKLEERLDIEMPVKKKRRRFIVFWFLFACLVAGSAYWGFDGNFNSQKNYANQTPTDTKQNIIAPAENGKKSSAKPQPEKIVTNYTDNVRKDTKPVKKIASLLPALQTISADPLTLLKKAKNSTPLTQPAKEQVSDVAVNNKVISKEISDEVLSGTDITIENKSSFSKETSNIPVKDTVTNTDLLKLANVTNIPKDTAGSIANNLKPVQKKSVTSRFSFAAVGGVNVNSVQLSKLSKPGYDYGLLLGYRISPKIEIRSGVILAKKYFTTSGNNISFDSAKLNLPSYNSISLENATGYCRFIEVPLMLYYQFSATKKTNLYTAGGFSIIKMRMDNIHYTFLADGNTLVQRSHSNAYHNSDGFSTSVTANFSLGVKQKITDRWSFAIEPYIKLPLSRMNDSNLKFTTFGTLASFIYSLPARKRN
- a CDS encoding YncE family protein, coding for MKQLKSNAAILLVTAVIFAIPSCKKDKGMSMTEKNIDYPAAYVVNGESSTISVIKLSTNTVTDSIDLMNSSGSMIMWPHHIYHHQSGGDHHLAIGVPGMDLSAGHTGGMPGMKGMVVVMDAVTGVLKKNLEVPVMNHNAVFSPDGTEIWTSQMDMAGKVLVYNASTYVLKNTITVGDEPAEVTFSADGTKAYVCNGMSNTVSVINPSTKAVIATINVESNPVGAWPASGGKMFVDNEDSRSISVIDVATNANLGTIILNFKPGYAAFNATANELWVSDATNGKVAYYVDMGGNTWMKHGEIVTGADAHAIAFNGAYGYVTNQGANTVSVINVSTHAKVKDIPVGKKPNGIVFKL
- a CDS encoding DUF305 domain-containing protein is translated as MKKIIFGIAMITIWLGFTACKKNADGIILQAHDDNRMMDSMHVMMDRMESMTMTMDPEVDFSEMMIMHHEGALNMSKALVSAGKNDSLKRFAQKVITDQTSEIAVLKSIRMSLSVNNMDMDFMQEQMDNMEKTTKQSDVQIITGDIDNDYATLMILHHQAAIQDASAYLHHGDNAQLKTIANNIITAQNKEIIELSNWLKANKR